A single candidate division WOR-3 bacterium DNA region contains:
- a CDS encoding DUF459 domain-containing protein, giving the protein MDFMEKFKSEKNYDISTVTKILFVCLIFIILFDSTGLYNWAKKLSVGPARTFFVTLTEPLAFGTSAIGLDLPRRTLKNSFLFSMGKQREAGFIAAENPDFTDIQYNSGNNVPQDNTLVVVYSSSSPISILLIGDSMMGDGLGTMLIRAIDESGDMTQKRYFKVSSGMTRPDFYNWPAQIRQIFSTENYDVVIVMMGTNDAQNFEMDGKIYTYGTDEWFEVYRQRVTSFIALLTLHCSKVYWIGMPPMRSSGYNSRMQSLNVVFQEVCAANPGAHYFSTVPILGDASGNYTTYVTANNRQVQARDEKDGIHMTRAGGQLVADRIIEKIRSDFTFED; this is encoded by the coding sequence ATGGACTTCATGGAAAAATTTAAAAGCGAAAAAAATTACGATATTTCAACGGTAACAAAAATACTTTTTGTCTGCCTGATTTTCATTATTCTTTTTGACTCGACAGGTCTTTATAACTGGGCAAAAAAACTCAGCGTAGGACCGGCGAGGACTTTTTTCGTCACACTGACTGAACCTCTCGCTTTCGGGACTTCGGCAATCGGGCTCGATCTGCCCAGAAGGACGCTCAAAAACTCTTTTCTCTTTTCCATGGGCAAACAGAGGGAAGCCGGTTTCATCGCCGCTGAAAACCCGGACTTTACTGATATTCAATACAACTCGGGTAACAATGTTCCTCAGGATAATACCCTCGTCGTCGTCTATTCCTCTTCTTCCCCCATTTCGATACTTCTGATTGGCGATTCCATGATGGGTGACGGACTCGGAACGATGCTCATAAGAGCCATAGACGAAAGCGGCGACATGACGCAAAAGAGATATTTCAAGGTTTCCTCGGGAATGACAAGACCGGATTTTTACAACTGGCCCGCTCAGATAAGGCAGATTTTTTCGACAGAGAACTACGACGTCGTAATAGTAATGATGGGCACCAACGACGCGCAAAATTTCGAAATGGACGGAAAGATTTACACGTACGGAACAGACGAATGGTTCGAAGTTTACAGACAGAGAGTGACCTCTTTCATCGCTCTTTTGACTTTGCACTGCTCAAAAGTTTACTGGATAGGCATGCCGCCTATGCGGAGCTCCGGATACAACTCCAGGATGCAGTCTCTCAACGTCGTTTTTCAGGAAGTCTGCGCCGCCAATCCCGGGGCTCATTATTTTTCGACCGTACCCATCCTCGGCGATGCCTCCGGGAACTATACGACTTATGTCACAGCCAACAACAGACAGGTTCAGGCCAGAGACGAAAAAGACGGCATTCACATGACGAGAGCCGGCGGTCAGCTGGTCGCCGACAGAATTATAGAGAAAATCAGGAGTGATTTCACTTTTGAAGATTAG
- a CDS encoding PTS sugar transporter subunit IIA produces the protein MKFKDILNKNFVILDLEVESREELFRYFAKFIFSKNIIKDKEKFFDELTDREKKGSTAIGKGIALPHARLSGLKRSYIVIARLKKGISFNGIDEKLVKLVVLIISPEDKPEEYLENLSGIASVLHREETINNLMKAKDPASVISTIISRPKEHFLKKNLKLIYFIGTIIAIFVLFGLLMPIIKIPISDRAFASGDFKFNESVWVTKQIWASGIFFSTVIGTLLFWHYRVAIAAFGLSFLLLSGTMDLATTVEFMSIPTILFIISMMIVVAWLDHLGIFKFFVSFIIKKVGFYPRKIFLILMLLSVILGGLTGEVTGILVVVTIALSLTSKMNLPPFPFVISLIFATNIGSALTLVGNPIGIYIAFSGGLSFEDFLRWATPLSIIATVVISLFLLLLFRKSIPARAKSSSADTNQNGDKSINPWDSVENKKKMKIGGLLFILLILLIGFSKRIDTILNLLPNTTLVAVPLAFAGVIVFIEGKRGKMLITEGVDWWTILFFMFLFAKAACLEYTGVTTKLAYQIAAVSQNIQIGNILNPQNAVTATALVIITISTALASGFVDNLPIIAALVPVVKGLKIIGLSHTGILWWGLLFGGCLGGNLTMIGSSANMVALSVYEKFEGKIINFSTWLKYGLPVVLFSLILILFLLILQIGASP, from the coding sequence GTGAAATTCAAAGACATTCTGAATAAGAATTTTGTAATACTCGATTTGGAAGTAGAATCGCGAGAGGAATTATTCCGTTATTTTGCAAAATTTATATTCTCAAAAAATATAATCAAAGATAAAGAAAAATTCTTCGACGAGTTGACTGACCGTGAGAAAAAAGGTTCCACGGCAATCGGAAAAGGAATTGCATTGCCGCACGCCAGATTGTCCGGTCTCAAAAGAAGTTACATAGTCATAGCAAGGTTAAAAAAAGGTATTTCATTTAACGGCATAGACGAGAAACTCGTAAAACTTGTCGTACTGATCATATCACCTGAGGATAAACCCGAGGAATACCTGGAAAATCTCTCGGGAATCGCCAGTGTCCTGCACCGTGAAGAGACAATTAACAATCTTATGAAAGCGAAAGATCCGGCTTCCGTCATTTCAACAATTATCAGCCGTCCAAAAGAACATTTTTTAAAAAAAAACCTGAAACTTATCTATTTTATAGGGACAATTATAGCTATTTTTGTATTATTCGGCCTGTTAATGCCGATAATTAAAATTCCTATAAGTGACAGAGCTTTTGCAAGCGGAGACTTTAAGTTCAATGAGTCCGTTTGGGTCACAAAACAGATATGGGCGTCGGGGATATTTTTTTCCACGGTCATTGGAACGCTTCTTTTTTGGCATTACAGGGTTGCGATTGCCGCTTTCGGATTGAGCTTTCTTCTGCTGAGCGGCACAATGGATTTGGCTACGACAGTGGAGTTTATGAGTATTCCGACAATCCTTTTTATAATATCAATGATGATAGTAGTGGCGTGGCTCGACCATTTAGGGATTTTTAAGTTTTTTGTTTCTTTTATAATAAAAAAAGTTGGGTTTTATCCGAGAAAAATATTTTTAATTCTTATGCTTTTGTCTGTAATTTTGGGAGGTTTAACCGGTGAAGTCACCGGCATACTGGTTGTAGTCACAATAGCCTTGTCATTGACGAGCAAAATGAATTTGCCGCCTTTTCCATTTGTAATAAGTCTCATTTTCGCAACAAATATAGGCTCGGCACTGACTTTAGTTGGAAATCCAATAGGAATATACATAGCTTTTTCAGGAGGGCTGTCATTTGAAGATTTCTTAAGATGGGCGACTCCATTGTCAATTATTGCTACAGTTGTCATATCCCTGTTTCTGCTTTTATTGTTCAGGAAATCCATACCGGCTCGCGCAAAATCGTCTTCAGCGGATACGAATCAGAATGGGGATAAAAGCATAAACCCGTGGGACAGTGTCGAAAATAAAAAGAAAATGAAAATAGGAGGACTGCTTTTTATACTTTTGATATTGCTAATAGGTTTTTCCAAAAGAATTGATACAATATTGAACCTTCTTCCAAATACAACGCTTGTAGCTGTGCCTCTGGCTTTTGCCGGAGTCATTGTCTTTATTGAAGGAAAACGCGGGAAAATGTTAATAACCGAAGGCGTAGATTGGTGGACAATACTGTTTTTTATGTTTCTTTTTGCTAAAGCCGCCTGCCTCGAATACACGGGCGTTACGACAAAACTTGCCTATCAAATCGCCGCTGTTTCCCAAAACATTCAAATAGGTAACATTCTAAATCCGCAGAATGCCGTCACTGCGACAGCGCTTGTCATAATTACTATATCTACCGCGCTGGCTTCGGGTTTTGTTGACAATCTTCCCATAATCGCGGCTCTTGTTCCTGTCGTTAAAGGTTTGAAAATAATCGGTCTTTCACATACCGGAATACTGTGGTGGGGACTGCTGTTTGGAGGCTGTTTGGGCGGTAACCTTACAATGATTGGCTCCAGCGCGAACATGGTCGCTTTATCAGTTTATGAAAAATTCGAAGGCAAGATTATCAATTTCAGTACCTGGCTTAAGTATGGTTTACCTGTTGTTTTGTTTTCACTTATACTGATTTTGTTTTTGCTGATTCTGCAAATTGGAGCGTCTCCCTGA